In Chitinibacter sp. SCUT-21, a single genomic region encodes these proteins:
- the tkt gene encoding transketolase translates to MAATRTDLANAIRALAMDAVQKANSGHPGAPMGMAEIGLALWGGHMRFNPQNPAWANRDRFVQSNGHGSMLQYALLHLTGFDVSMDDIKNFRQFHSKTPGHPEVHYTPGVETTTGPLGQGITNAVGFALAEKLLAAQFNKPGLDIVDHHTYVFLGDGCLMEGISHEACALAGTWGLGKLIAFWDDNGISIDGHVEGWFTDDTPKRFESYGWHVIAGVDGHDVDALNAAIVAAKAESNKPTLICCKTIIGKGSPNKAASHDCHGAPLGDAEIALTREAIGWPHAPFEIPADVYAGWDKKAAGAAAEAEWNALFAKYAAQFPAEAAEFTRRMKGDLPANWQDLVKTAVAEANSKAETIATRKASQNAIQAFAPNLPEMLGGSADLTGSNLTNWKGSSSLKVENGQISGNHISYGVREFGMSHIMNGLVLHGGFRPFGGTFLMFCEYALNAVRMAALMKTNNIFVYTHDSIGLGEDGPTHQPVEQLQTLRCIPNMNVWRPADTVESVVAWADAIEQRTTPSSLIFSRQNLAFQARTEEQIANIKRGGYVLRDAANPKVVLLATGSELDLAVKAFDALAAEGIAARVVSMPSTNVFDKQDAAYKASVLPAGVVRLAVEAGTSDFWRKYVGLEGDVIGIDTFGESAPAPLLFKHFGFTVENVVARAKALVK, encoded by the coding sequence ATGGCAGCAACGCGTACTGACTTAGCAAATGCAATTCGCGCACTGGCGATGGACGCTGTGCAAAAAGCCAATTCAGGTCACCCAGGCGCACCGATGGGGATGGCTGAAATTGGTCTGGCGTTGTGGGGTGGCCATATGCGCTTTAACCCGCAAAACCCAGCTTGGGCTAACCGTGATCGCTTTGTGCAATCGAACGGCCATGGCTCAATGCTGCAATATGCGCTGCTGCACCTCACTGGTTTTGATGTATCGATGGATGACATCAAAAATTTCCGTCAATTCCACTCAAAAACGCCAGGCCACCCAGAAGTTCACTACACGCCAGGCGTAGAAACAACGACTGGTCCATTGGGTCAAGGTATCACCAACGCCGTGGGTTTCGCTTTGGCAGAAAAACTGCTGGCGGCGCAATTTAATAAACCGGGTCTGGATATCGTTGACCACCACACGTATGTGTTCTTGGGCGACGGTTGCTTGATGGAAGGTATCTCTCACGAAGCGTGCGCTTTGGCCGGTACTTGGGGCTTGGGCAAGCTGATCGCGTTCTGGGACGACAACGGCATTTCAATTGATGGCCACGTTGAAGGCTGGTTCACTGACGATACGCCAAAACGTTTTGAATCATACGGCTGGCACGTGATTGCTGGCGTAGATGGCCACGACGTTGACGCACTCAACGCTGCGATTGTTGCCGCCAAAGCGGAAAGCAATAAACCAACACTGATTTGCTGCAAAACCATCATCGGTAAAGGCTCGCCAAACAAAGCCGCTAGCCACGATTGCCACGGCGCACCATTGGGCGACGCTGAAATCGCTCTGACGCGCGAAGCGATTGGCTGGCCACACGCGCCATTCGAAATCCCGGCTGACGTGTACGCAGGTTGGGACAAAAAAGCCGCTGGTGCTGCAGCTGAAGCCGAGTGGAATGCATTGTTTGCGAAATACGCAGCGCAATTCCCAGCTGAAGCGGCTGAGTTCACTCGTCGCATGAAAGGCGACTTGCCAGCAAACTGGCAAGATCTGGTGAAAACTGCCGTTGCGGAAGCGAACAGCAAAGCTGAAACCATCGCTACGCGTAAAGCCAGCCAAAACGCAATTCAAGCTTTCGCGCCAAACTTGCCAGAAATGCTCGGCGGTTCGGCTGACTTGACTGGCTCTAACTTGACCAACTGGAAAGGCTCGAGCAGCTTGAAAGTTGAAAACGGCCAAATTAGCGGCAACCACATCAGCTACGGTGTACGTGAATTCGGTATGAGCCACATCATGAATGGCTTGGTACTGCACGGCGGTTTCCGTCCATTCGGCGGCACCTTCCTGATGTTCTGCGAATACGCATTGAACGCGGTGCGTATGGCTGCGCTGATGAAAACCAACAATATCTTCGTTTACACGCACGATTCAATCGGCTTGGGCGAAGATGGTCCAACACACCAGCCAGTTGAGCAATTGCAAACGCTGCGTTGCATCCCGAACATGAACGTATGGCGTCCAGCTGATACCGTTGAATCAGTGGTGGCTTGGGCTGATGCGATCGAACAACGCACTACACCATCTTCATTGATCTTCAGCCGTCAAAACTTGGCTTTTCAAGCGCGCACTGAAGAGCAAATCGCCAACATCAAACGCGGCGGCTATGTATTGCGTGATGCGGCCAATCCAAAAGTGGTATTGCTAGCCACCGGTTCTGAGTTGGATCTGGCGGTGAAAGCGTTCGACGCACTGGCTGCTGAAGGTATCGCAGCGCGCGTGGTTTCTATGCCAAGCACCAATGTGTTCGACAAACAAGACGCAGCGTACAAAGCTTCAGTGTTGCCAGCCGGCGTAGTGCGTTTGGCGGTTGAAGCGGGCACCAGCGACTTCTGGCGCAAATACGTTGGCCTCGAAGGCGATGTGATCGGCATCGACACCTTCGGTGAGTCAGCGCCAGCGCCGTTGTTGTTCAAACACTTCGGCTTCACGGTAGAAAACGTAGTAGCGCGTGCGAAAGCTTTGGTGAAATAA
- a CDS encoding nucleotidyltransferase family protein, with protein sequence MKAMILAAGRGERMRPLTDVTPKPLLDVVGTPLIGWHLKRLVAAGIDQIVINHAWLGQQIEDTLQDGAAYGAQIQYSAETTALETAGGITTALPLLGEAPFLVVNGDVFTDIDFSQAALQQLDAGILAHLILVPNPPQHPNGDFALVDGKAQSDGEQKYTFSGIGIYHPDLFADLAANQPAKLGPLLREAMTQGRVSASLHTGLWMDVGTVERLELARQAALALG encoded by the coding sequence ATGAAAGCAATGATCTTGGCCGCTGGCCGTGGCGAGCGCATGCGCCCGCTGACTGATGTAACTCCCAAACCCTTGCTCGACGTGGTCGGTACGCCGCTGATTGGCTGGCATCTCAAGCGCCTCGTTGCGGCGGGAATTGATCAAATTGTGATCAACCACGCTTGGTTGGGGCAACAGATTGAAGACACGCTGCAAGATGGCGCGGCGTATGGCGCGCAAATTCAATATTCAGCCGAGACCACCGCACTAGAAACCGCAGGCGGGATTACGACTGCTTTGCCGCTGTTGGGCGAAGCGCCGTTTTTGGTCGTTAACGGTGATGTGTTTACCGATATTGATTTTAGCCAAGCAGCTTTGCAGCAATTGGACGCCGGCATCCTCGCGCATCTGATTTTGGTGCCCAATCCGCCGCAACATCCGAATGGTGATTTTGCGTTGGTCGATGGTAAAGCACAGTCTGATGGTGAGCAGAAATATACCTTCAGCGGAATTGGCATATATCACCCCGATTTATTTGCCGATTTAGCGGCTAATCAGCCCGCCAAATTAGGCCCGCTGCTGCGTGAGGCGATGACGCAGGGTAGGGTGAGCGCGTCATTGCATACTGGCTTATGGATGGATGTCGGTACCGTTGAGCGTTTGGAATTGGCGCGGCAGGCTGCCTTGGCACTCGGGTAA
- a CDS encoding alpha/beta fold hydrolase, giving the protein MPETIFSQFYAEQQQRFEQFQHQMRQTLDPFGLGETTLKAQKAWLHHPDLLYQAYTSYANDLIRIQGFTLRRYWGEPDSDVIPPHPDDPRFADPIWCDSPFWDSLKEWYLLNTRWLQNNLYATPDLCDQERSISAFWLRQMLNAMAPTNFLLTNPTALATALESKGMSLARGMDNFIRDMGKGDIAMTDLDAFKVGENLATTEGAVVYRGRLLEVIHYQANTPTVHKVPLVLVSPWINKYYVLDLNPQKSIIKYLVDQGFSVFVTSWKNPDSSMSEVSFDDYLTDGVAQIIDVAREISGSAKVNLLGYCIGGTLVTTYLAWANRADPNNVPVETATLLTTLTDFERPGDIEVFIDEDGLDYIDKVMDRKGYLDGKEMAASFRLLRSNSLIWNYWASNYLLGETPMAFDVLYWNMDTTRMPKKMHRSYLRDLYWSNKLVQPDALNLAGQPIDLGKITQPIYMVSAEEDHIAPWKQTFTLADRVSGPVQFTLSTSGHIIGIINPPGPKCKRSYWQGEPAKQQSADEWIEGKEQVAGSWWPNWVEWLKPYSGNQVKPKLSSRKHTKLCDAPGTYVLE; this is encoded by the coding sequence ATGCCAGAAACGATTTTTTCTCAGTTTTATGCCGAGCAACAACAGCGTTTTGAGCAGTTTCAACACCAAATGCGTCAAACTTTGGATCCTTTTGGCCTTGGGGAAACCACGCTAAAAGCGCAAAAAGCATGGCTGCACCACCCCGATCTGCTGTATCAGGCGTATACCAGCTACGCCAATGATCTGATTCGTATCCAAGGTTTTACGCTAAGGCGTTATTGGGGCGAGCCCGATAGCGATGTGATCCCGCCGCATCCCGATGATCCGCGCTTTGCCGACCCGATTTGGTGCGATTCGCCATTCTGGGATAGCTTAAAAGAATGGTATTTGCTCAATACCCGCTGGCTGCAAAATAATCTGTATGCCACGCCTGATTTATGCGATCAAGAGCGCAGTATTTCGGCCTTTTGGTTGCGGCAAATGCTCAACGCCATGGCGCCAACCAATTTTCTGCTCACCAATCCGACTGCGCTCGCCACCGCTTTAGAAAGCAAGGGCATGAGCCTAGCGCGCGGCATGGATAATTTTATCCGCGATATGGGTAAGGGCGATATTGCGATGACCGATTTGGATGCCTTTAAAGTCGGTGAAAATCTGGCAACGACTGAAGGCGCTGTGGTGTATCGCGGTAGACTCCTTGAAGTGATTCACTATCAGGCCAATACCCCTACGGTGCATAAAGTGCCGCTGGTGCTGGTGTCGCCGTGGATTAATAAATACTACGTACTCGATCTCAATCCGCAGAAAAGCATTATCAAATATCTGGTCGATCAGGGCTTTTCGGTGTTTGTCACCAGTTGGAAAAACCCCGATAGCAGCATGTCGGAAGTGAGTTTTGACGATTACCTGACCGATGGCGTGGCGCAAATCATCGACGTGGCGCGCGAAATTAGCGGCAGCGCCAAGGTTAACTTGCTCGGCTACTGCATCGGCGGCACCTTGGTAACGACTTATTTGGCGTGGGCTAATCGGGCCGATCCGAATAATGTGCCAGTCGAAACCGCTACTTTACTAACGACACTCACCGATTTTGAGCGACCCGGCGATATTGAAGTCTTTATCGACGAAGACGGTCTTGATTACATCGATAAAGTGATGGATAGAAAAGGCTATCTCGACGGCAAAGAAATGGCCGCGAGTTTCCGCCTATTGCGCTCCAACAGCCTGATTTGGAATTACTGGGCGAGTAACTATTTGCTCGGCGAAACACCGATGGCATTTGACGTGCTGTATTGGAATATGGATACCACGCGGATGCCGAAAAAAATGCACCGCAGCTATCTGCGCGATTTGTATTGGTCGAATAAATTAGTCCAACCCGATGCGCTGAACTTGGCGGGCCAGCCGATTGATTTAGGCAAAATCACGCAGCCAATTTATATGGTCAGCGCCGAAGAAGATCACATCGCACCATGGAAGCAAACCTTTACTCTGGCTGATCGAGTGTCAGGCCCAGTGCAATTTACGCTCTCCACCTCGGGGCACATCATCGGCATCATCAATCCACCGGGGCCAAAATGTAAGCGCAGCTACTGGCAGGGCGAACCCGCTAAGCAGCAAAGCGCGGATGAGTGGATTGAGGGTAAAGAGCAGGTGGCGGGCTCGTGGTGGCCCAATTGGGTGGAATGGCTCAAGCCTTATTCGGGCAATCAAGTGAAGCCAAAATTATCGAGCCGTAAACATACGAAGTTGTGCGACGCACCCGGCACCTATGTACTCGAATAA
- the argS gene encoding arginine--tRNA ligase: MTQTTANLTISQLLAQRVEAALAAAGAAGAPAVIQPSGKPEFGDFQANGVMGAAKAAKTNPRELATKVVAALDLAGIADKVEIAGPGFINIHLAPSFLAQRLEAARNDDALGINKPAPQKVMVEYSSPNLAKEMHVGHLRSTIIGDAIARVLAFAGHDVQRCNHVGDWGTQFGMLVAYLVETRQSGDADLELADLENFYRKSKVRFDEDAAFADTARNYVVKLQGGDPEVLALWKQFVEVSMHHCQAVYDKLGVGLDLAAVRGESAYNDDLPVVVSDLKAAGLLEESQGAQVVFLPEFKNPEGEAQAMIIQKKDGGFLYATTDLAAVRYRHRTLDLKRVVYVVDARQSLHFQQLFTLSRKAGFAPADMALEHVAFGTMMGEDGKPFKTRSGDTVKLVELLDEAVERAYALVSQKNPDLAEDTRRSIAQAVGIGAVKYADLSKNRTSDYIFNWDTMLAFEGNTAPYLQYSYTRVASVFRKVGDYNANAEIVISEPAEKQLALQLAQFDEVIAFVSDTCQPHQLCSYLFALAQQFSRFYEACPILSAEGAVRDSRLAIAALTARTMKAGLSLLGIAVLEEM, from the coding sequence ATGACCCAAACCACTGCAAACTTAACGATTTCTCAACTTCTCGCGCAACGCGTTGAAGCCGCCTTGGCTGCCGCGGGCGCTGCTGGCGCACCAGCGGTGATTCAGCCGTCGGGCAAACCCGAATTTGGCGATTTTCAAGCCAATGGCGTGATGGGCGCCGCCAAAGCGGCCAAAACCAATCCGCGCGAGCTGGCGACCAAAGTCGTTGCTGCCCTGGATTTGGCTGGCATCGCCGACAAAGTTGAAATCGCCGGCCCCGGCTTTATCAATATTCACCTCGCGCCGTCTTTCCTCGCGCAGCGCCTTGAAGCCGCGCGTAACGACGACGCGCTCGGCATCAATAAACCCGCGCCGCAAAAGGTGATGGTTGAGTATTCATCGCCGAACTTGGCCAAAGAAATGCACGTAGGCCATTTGCGCTCAACGATTATCGGCGACGCGATTGCGCGTGTGCTGGCATTCGCCGGCCACGACGTTCAGCGTTGCAATCACGTTGGCGATTGGGGCACGCAGTTCGGCATGTTGGTTGCGTATCTGGTTGAAACGCGTCAGTCGGGCGACGCCGATTTGGAACTGGCCGATCTGGAAAATTTCTACCGCAAATCCAAAGTACGTTTTGACGAAGACGCCGCTTTTGCCGATACCGCGCGTAATTACGTGGTGAAACTGCAAGGTGGCGATCCAGAAGTGTTGGCACTGTGGAAGCAGTTTGTTGAAGTCTCAATGCATCATTGCCAAGCGGTTTACGACAAGCTCGGCGTCGGTCTTGATCTGGCCGCTGTACGCGGCGAGTCGGCGTACAACGACGACTTGCCCGTTGTCGTGTCGGATTTGAAAGCCGCAGGCCTGTTGGAAGAGAGCCAAGGCGCGCAAGTGGTGTTCCTGCCGGAATTCAAAAATCCGGAAGGCGAAGCGCAAGCGATGATTATCCAGAAAAAAGATGGTGGCTTCCTGTACGCGACGACTGACCTTGCCGCCGTGCGCTACCGTCACCGTACGCTGGACTTGAAACGTGTGGTGTACGTGGTTGACGCGCGCCAAAGCCTGCACTTCCAGCAATTGTTCACGCTGAGCCGCAAAGCCGGCTTCGCACCCGCCGACATGGCGCTGGAACACGTGGCGTTTGGCACGATGATGGGCGAAGACGGCAAACCGTTTAAAACCCGCTCTGGCGACACGGTGAAATTGGTTGAATTGCTCGACGAAGCTGTTGAACGTGCGTATGCGCTGGTAAGCCAGAAAAACCCTGATCTAGCTGAGGATACCCGTCGCAGTATTGCGCAGGCCGTTGGTATCGGCGCGGTGAAGTACGCCGATCTATCAAAAAACCGCACCAGCGATTACATCTTCAACTGGGACACGATGCTGGCCTTCGAAGGCAACACCGCGCCGTACCTGCAATACAGCTACACGCGCGTCGCCTCAGTCTTCCGCAAAGTCGGCGACTACAATGCGAACGCCGAGATCGTCATCAGCGAGCCAGCGGAAAAACAACTGGCGCTGCAATTGGCGCAGTTTGACGAAGTGATCGCTTTTGTGTCGGACACCTGCCAGCCGCACCAATTGTGCAGCTACTTGTTTGCCCTCGCGCAGCAATTCTCACGCTTCTACGAAGCATGCCCAATCTTGTCAGCCGAGGGCGCAGTGCGCGACAGCCGCTTGGCGATTGCGGCATTGACCGCACGGACGATGAAGGCGGGCTTGAGTTTGTTGGGTATTGCGGTGTTGGAAGAGATGTAA
- a CDS encoding cation:proton antiporter: protein MHHDTPLLTTLVLGLGLAYLFGMLTQRCRMPPLIGYLCAGIIVGPYTPGPVADPALATELAEIGVILLMFGVGLHFSIKDLMSVKRIAVPGAILQIACATLLGMALAWFMGWPWGQGLVFGLALSVASTVVLLKALQKYELEHTPQGRIAIGWLIVEDLAMVLILVLLPAMAGLLGGNTSASSGEQSLGMLLLTTMSKVAAFVAFMLIIGRRVIPWVLEKTVWTGSRELFRLGVLAIALGVAYGASHLFGVSFALGAFFAGMVLAESEFSHRAAEESLPLRDAFAVLFFVSVGMLFDPSIIVEQPLALIATVLVIVVGKSLAAWGIVRVYGYNNAVASTIAASLAQIGEFSFILATLGLSLGLLNADANALIIAGALISILINPPLFSILNRLIPDGSNTSKTS, encoded by the coding sequence ATGCACCACGATACCCCTTTATTGACGACACTGGTGTTAGGTTTGGGACTGGCTTACCTGTTTGGCATGCTGACTCAACGTTGTCGTATGCCGCCGCTAATTGGTTATTTATGTGCCGGGATTATTGTTGGCCCGTATACACCCGGCCCTGTTGCCGACCCAGCACTAGCCACCGAGCTGGCCGAAATAGGCGTGATTTTGCTGATGTTTGGCGTGGGGCTGCATTTTTCGATCAAAGATTTAATGAGCGTCAAACGCATTGCGGTGCCGGGAGCGATTTTGCAAATCGCGTGCGCCACGCTGCTGGGCATGGCCTTGGCGTGGTTTATGGGCTGGCCTTGGGGTCAAGGTCTGGTGTTTGGCTTGGCGTTGTCGGTCGCCAGCACCGTCGTGCTACTGAAAGCGCTGCAAAAATACGAATTAGAGCACACACCACAAGGCCGCATTGCGATTGGCTGGTTGATTGTCGAAGATTTGGCCATGGTGCTGATTTTAGTTTTGCTACCGGCGATGGCCGGATTGCTTGGCGGCAATACCAGCGCCAGCAGTGGCGAGCAAAGCTTGGGCATGTTGCTATTAACAACGATGAGCAAGGTCGCCGCCTTTGTCGCGTTTATGCTGATTATTGGTCGCCGTGTCATTCCGTGGGTGCTGGAAAAAACCGTGTGGACCGGTAGCCGCGAGTTGTTTCGCCTGGGCGTTTTGGCGATTGCCTTGGGCGTCGCCTACGGCGCATCGCATTTATTTGGCGTCTCTTTCGCGCTCGGCGCTTTCTTTGCCGGCATGGTCTTGGCCGAATCGGAGTTTAGCCATCGCGCCGCCGAAGAATCGCTACCGCTACGCGATGCGTTTGCCGTGCTGTTTTTTGTTTCGGTCGGCATGTTGTTCGACCCGAGCATTATTGTTGAACAACCGTTGGCGCTGATCGCCACCGTGCTGGTTATCGTCGTCGGCAAATCACTCGCGGCGTGGGGTATTGTGCGTGTCTATGGCTATAACAACGCCGTTGCCAGCACGATCGCCGCCAGTTTGGCGCAAATCGGCGAATTTTCGTTTATTTTGGCAACCTTGGGTTTGTCGCTAGGGCTGTTAAATGCCGATGCCAATGCGCTGATTATTGCTGGCGCGCTGATTTCAATCTTGATCAATCCACCGCTATTTTCGATTTTAAATCGCTTAATACCCGATGGTAGTAATACTTCGAAGACAAGCTAA
- a CDS encoding methyl-accepting chemotaxis protein: MRALFLPAIQLLSRLRFAHKFMLIALIFAVPTFYMLSRLVIENNENLAIIAAEKEGLAITAKARVVIEEAQKHRGLTTSFLQGKTDFAPAIAESEKKLQQAVQDLDTVLSDTSLKEVVAGWATAKPALEAVLGAWKSEKPGDNFAKHTAVIVQLMQMMSDISHYSTLALDPESNSYYLQDTYFSHLLPLEEALGKARGIGARLATAQTATHQEQLQMGALAGMLGYQGEMAAHKLARTDFSDLLNQAKGLGAALQSDQQYILTTFSSEAVAADPKVHFARLTERIESLNQFSDLVFAGVVQTLDAREARYERERFIVLGLTIVTLLLASYFFVGAYLSIQGAVSQLRAESEQFAQGNLSREVNLSVHDELADVAHSFNTMGTSLRSLIQQIRQNADKVANSAQQLTRNAQEVVASSREQANASGAMAAAIEQMSVSIASVSEHAASSVQQAKTAQTEVDQGQQLMQSVLHEITELSGNLEQLAGTVDSMKGHSVEIGRIVQVIKEIAEQTNLLALNAAIEAARAGEQGRGFAVVADEVRKLAERTALSTGEITRLVDTIRRDTDAAAQGMDLAREEMQRGSSRVSEATGSLAHIRDSSLAELNAADEINTAMYEQKNASHAVAQNVEQIARMAEQNNHHAEQNAQLSNDLQQSAAELDRLVAQFKLT; this comes from the coding sequence ATGCGCGCTTTATTTCTTCCCGCCATTCAATTGCTGTCTCGCCTGCGCTTTGCCCATAAATTTATGCTAATTGCGCTGATTTTTGCGGTACCAACTTTTTATATGCTGAGCCGCTTAGTCATTGAGAATAATGAAAATTTGGCGATTATTGCAGCTGAAAAAGAAGGTTTGGCGATTACCGCGAAGGCGCGGGTGGTGATTGAAGAGGCGCAAAAACACCGTGGGCTAACCACATCCTTCTTGCAGGGGAAGACTGATTTTGCGCCGGCGATTGCCGAGTCGGAAAAAAAATTACAGCAGGCAGTGCAAGACTTGGATACTGTGTTGAGTGATACGTCACTCAAAGAAGTTGTCGCGGGTTGGGCTACGGCCAAACCAGCACTCGAAGCCGTTTTGGGGGCGTGGAAATCAGAAAAACCCGGCGATAATTTTGCCAAGCACACCGCGGTGATCGTGCAGCTAATGCAAATGATGTCGGATATTTCGCACTATTCAACGCTGGCGCTCGATCCCGAAAGTAATAGCTATTATTTGCAAGACACCTATTTCAGCCATTTACTCCCCTTGGAGGAGGCACTGGGTAAAGCGCGTGGCATTGGCGCGCGCTTGGCGACGGCGCAAACGGCAACGCATCAAGAGCAGTTGCAAATGGGCGCTTTGGCGGGAATGTTGGGTTATCAGGGGGAAATGGCGGCTCATAAATTGGCGCGTACCGATTTTAGTGATTTGCTCAATCAGGCCAAAGGTTTGGGAGCCGCGCTGCAAAGTGATCAGCAATATATTTTGACCACATTTTCAAGTGAAGCCGTTGCTGCCGACCCTAAGGTGCATTTTGCCCGCCTGACCGAGCGGATTGAGTCACTGAATCAATTCTCGGATTTGGTTTTTGCTGGTGTGGTGCAAACACTGGATGCACGGGAGGCTCGTTATGAGCGGGAACGTTTTATTGTATTGGGGCTCACGATTGTAACCTTGTTGCTGGCGAGCTATTTCTTTGTTGGGGCCTATCTGTCTATTCAGGGCGCGGTATCTCAGTTACGAGCCGAAAGCGAACAATTTGCGCAGGGTAATTTAAGCCGTGAAGTGAATTTATCGGTACACGATGAATTAGCTGATGTGGCTCATAGTTTTAATACCATGGGAACGAGTTTGCGCAGCCTAATTCAGCAAATTCGACAAAATGCGGACAAAGTGGCGAACTCTGCGCAGCAATTAACCCGCAATGCACAAGAGGTCGTTGCATCGTCACGTGAGCAAGCGAATGCCTCGGGCGCAATGGCGGCAGCAATCGAGCAAATGAGCGTGAGCATCGCCTCTGTATCCGAGCATGCGGCTTCGTCGGTGCAGCAAGCCAAAACGGCACAGACTGAAGTTGATCAAGGCCAGCAATTAATGCAAAGCGTGCTGCACGAAATAACCGAGCTATCGGGTAATTTGGAGCAGTTGGCTGGCACGGTGGACAGCATGAAAGGCCATTCAGTCGAAATTGGCCGTATTGTGCAGGTGATTAAAGAAATTGCCGAACAAACCAATTTGTTGGCGCTCAATGCCGCAATTGAAGCGGCGCGTGCTGGTGAGCAGGGGCGCGGTTTTGCCGTGGTCGCTGATGAGGTGCGTAAATTGGCCGAACGCACGGCGCTATCGACTGGTGAAATTACCCGCTTGGTTGATACTATTCGCCGCGATACCGATGCGGCTGCGCAAGGGATGGATTTAGCGCGTGAAGAAATGCAGCGCGGCAGCAGTCGCGTGAGCGAAGCTACTGGTTCTTTGGCGCATATTCGCGATAGTAGTTTGGCCGAGCTCAATGCCGCGGATGAAATTAATACCGCGATGTACGAGCAAAAAAATGCCAGCCACGCGGTGGCGCAAAACGTCGAGCAAATTGCGCGTATGGCCGAGCAAAATAATCACCATGCCGAGCAAAATGCGCAGCTATCCAACGATTTACAGCAAAGCGCCGCAGAATTGGATCGCTTAGTGGCGCAATTCAAATTGACTTGA